A genomic segment from Bacillus rossius redtenbacheri isolate Brsri chromosome 5, Brsri_v3, whole genome shotgun sequence encodes:
- the LOC134532302 gene encoding adhesive plaque matrix protein-like, whose amino-acid sequence MDTPISAALVRHSSPETLARVSFARIASREIPPRSPGLPTLSDSLAVSSLALSLLQLSLALTLTCSDSHSPELTRPDTHSPELTHPDTHSPELTRPDTHSPELTHPDTHSPELTRPDTHSPELTHPDTHSPELTRPDTHSPELTHPDTHSPELTRPDTHSPELTRPDTHSPELTRPDTHSPELTHPDTHSPELTRPDTHSPELTHPDTHSPELTRPDTHSPELTHPDTHSPELTRPDTHSPELTRPDTHSPELTRPDTHSPELTHPDTHSPELTRPDTHSPELTHPDTHSPELTRPDTHSPELTHPDTHSPELTHPDTHSPELTRPDTHSPELTRPDTHSPELTRPDTHSPELTRPDTHSPELTRPDTHSPELTRPDTHSPELTHPDTHSPELTRPDTHSPELTHPDTHSPELTRPDTHSPELTHPDTHSPELTRPDTHSPELTRPDTHSPELTRPDTHSPGIFSPELTRPDSHSSELSSYEFTRPDSHSP is encoded by the coding sequence ATGGACACCCCAATCTCCGCCGCCTTAGTACGTCATTCATCGCCTGAAACTCTAGCGCGGGTCTCCTTCGCTAGAATCGCTAGCAGAGAGATTCCTCCTCGCTCGCCCGGGCTTCCTACTCTCTCGGACTCTCTGGCCGTCTCCTCGCTAGCTCTCTCGCTGCTCCAACTCTCACTCGCCCTGACTCTCACATGCTCGGACTCTCACTCGCCCGAACTCACCCGCCCAGACACTCACTCGCCCGAACTCACCCACCCAGACACTCACTCGCCCGAACTCACCCGCCCAGACACTCACTCGCCCGAACTCACCCACCCAGACACTCACTCGCCCGAACTCACCCGCCCAGACACTCACTCACCCGAACTCACCCACCCAGACACTCACTCGCCCGAACTCACCCGCCCAGACACTCACTCGCCCGAACTCACCCACCCAGACACTCACTCGCCCGAACTCACCCGCCCAGACACTCACTCGCCCGAACTCACCCGCCCAGACACTCACTCGCCCGAACTCACACGCCCAGACACTCACTCGCCCGAACTCACCCACCCAGACACTCACTCGCCCGAACTCACCCGCCCAGACACTCACTCGCCCGAACTCACCCACCCAGACACTCACTCGCCCGAACTCACCCGCCCAGACACTCACTCGCCCGAACTCACCCACCCAGACACTCACTCGCCCGAACTCACCCGCCCAGACACTCACTCGCCCGAACTCACCCGCCCAGACACTCACTCGCCCGAACTCACACGCCCAGACACTCACTCGCCCGAACTCACCCACCCAGACACTCACTCGCCCGAACTCACCCGCCCAGACACTCACTCGCCCGAACTCACCCACCCAGACACTCACTCGCCCGAACTCACCCGCCCAGACACTCACTCGCCCGAACTCACCCACCCAGACACTCACTCGCCCGAACTCACCCACCCAGACACTCACTCGCCCGAACTCACCCGCCCAGACACTCACTCGCCCGAACTCACCCGCCCAGACACTCACTCGCCCGAACTCACACGCCCAGACACTCACTCGCCCGAACTCACCCGCCCAGACACTCACTCGCCCGAACTCACCCGCCCAGACACTCACTCGCCCGAACTCACACGCCCAGACACTCACTCGCCCGAACTCACCCACCCAGACACTCACTCGCCCGAACTCACCCGCCCAGACACTCACTCGCCCGAACTCACCCACCCAGACACTCACTCGCCCGAACTCACCCGCCCAGACACTCACTCGCCCGAACTCACCCACCCAGACACTCACTCGCCCGAACTCACCCGCCCAGACACTCACTCGCCCGAACTCACCCGCCCAGACACTCACTCGCCCGAACTCACACGCCCAGACACTCACTCGCCCGGAATCTTCTCGCCCGAACTCACCCGCCCAGATTCTCACTCTTCCGAGCTCTCCTCGTACGAATTCACACGCCCCGACTCTCACTCGCCCTGA